ACCTGTTTCGTGTCATGATTGAGAACCGGCTGATTCGCGCCCCGGTGTCCGAACTTGAGCTTGAAGGTCTTGCAACCGCAGGCGAGTCCGAGCAACTGGTGTCCGAGGCAGATCCCGAAGATGGGAACTTTGCCCAAGAGGTTACGAATCGTCTCAATGGCGTAAGTCAATGGTTCCGGGTCTCCAGGGCCGTTGGAGAGGAAGACGCCGTCCGGGTTGAGGGCGAGAACGTCTTCCGCGGTGCAGTTTCCGGGGAGAATCGTTACGCGGCAGCCGAGCTGTTTCAGGTGACGGGGGATGTTCCACTTCATGCCGTAATCGATGGCGACGATGTGGTAATTGCTTTCCGCCTGATCTTCCCCTTCGGCCATGTTGGTGATGGATTTTCCGGAGAGGGAGTGAGTCGAACTGCTGTGGGCCAGCGGATGCAGGCCTTCATCCCATTCGCGGGCTTCTGCAGGCAGAACTTTGCTGACCAGATCCTGGCCGACGAGTTGCGGGCTGCTCTGGGCTTTTTTGACCAGCGATTCATCATCCAGATCGACCGTGGAGAGGACGCCGGTCATGGCGCCGGAGGTTCGAATCTTCCGCACCAGGGCGCGGGTATCGATTCCCTGCAGGCCGATAACGCCTGCGGCTTTGAGGTATTCATCGAGAGTCTGTGTCGAGCGATAGTTGCTGGGAATTTCGCAGAGCTCACGAACGATGAAGCCCTGCAGAGCGATTCCGCCGGACTCAATATCTTCGGGGGCGATGCCGTAGTTCCCGATCTGCGGATAGGTCATGGTGACGATCTGTCCGCAGTAAGAAGGGTCGGTCAGGATTTCCTGGTACCCGGTCATGCTCGTGTTGAACACAACTTCACCGTGGACTTCTCCGTCCGCACCAAAAGCCGTCCCTGTGAATACGCTGCCATCGGCAAGGGCTAACTTCGCTGTTTTCTGCATTGTCTACACTGATCTCAAGGGATTGAAGAAATTCGGGTCAAATCTGATATGTTCTATCAAAGATTGGCGCAAATAAAAAGAGACCGGCGCTGATGGCCGGCCTCTTCGGTCGTTTTTTTCAAATTTGAATTGATTCGAAAGGGAATCAGCTCAGGTCCTGGGTGAGGACGAAATTATCGATGCGGATAATGTTCTCATTCGGATCATTAAAACTGTTGAACAGTTCAGCCATGATCGCGTGAA
This is a stretch of genomic DNA from Gimesia sp.. It encodes these proteins:
- the carA gene encoding glutamine-hydrolyzing carbamoyl-phosphate synthase small subunit, which produces MQKTAKLALADGSVFTGTAFGADGEVHGEVVFNTSMTGYQEILTDPSYCGQIVTMTYPQIGNYGIAPEDIESGGIALQGFIVRELCEIPSNYRSTQTLDEYLKAAGVIGLQGIDTRALVRKIRTSGAMTGVLSTVDLDDESLVKKAQSSPQLVGQDLVSKVLPAEAREWDEGLHPLAHSSSTHSLSGKSITNMAEGEDQAESNYHIVAIDYGMKWNIPRHLKQLGCRVTILPGNCTAEDVLALNPDGVFLSNGPGDPEPLTYAIETIRNLLGKVPIFGICLGHQLLGLACGCKTFKLKFGHRGANQPVLNHDTKQVEITSQNHGFAIDPETMPDDVEVTHTNMNDDTVAGLRHKTHAAFSVQYHPEASAGPHDSHYLFKQFFDSICQTRVSS